From Gemmatimonadaceae bacterium, one genomic window encodes:
- a CDS encoding F0F1 ATP synthase subunit delta, whose protein sequence is MRDTTIAENYAETLFALAKQGNDLAGWEALIGGLADAMGKDRTLRLFLESPRIAAAEKNKVLGDAFKGAPRRFVLFLQAVVHNRRQMLIPDIAAAYMDLMDQVEGRRHAMVTVARETSDADRDMIAAQLSRAFGKKIVPHLSVQPAILGGVVVRIGDTVMDGSMRKRLGLLRATLLSG, encoded by the coding sequence ATGCGCGACACCACGATCGCCGAGAACTACGCCGAAACGCTGTTCGCGCTCGCGAAGCAGGGGAACGACCTGGCGGGCTGGGAGGCGCTGATCGGCGGGCTGGCCGACGCCATGGGTAAGGACCGGACGCTGCGGCTGTTCCTTGAGTCGCCGCGCATCGCCGCGGCAGAGAAGAACAAGGTGCTCGGCGACGCGTTCAAGGGCGCGCCGCGCCGCTTTGTGCTCTTTCTCCAGGCCGTGGTGCACAACCGCCGGCAAATGCTCATCCCCGACATCGCCGCGGCCTACATGGACCTGATGGACCAGGTGGAGGGGCGCCGGCACGCCATGGTCACAGTGGCCCGCGAGACGAGCGACGCCGACCGCGACATGATCGCGGCGCAGCTGTCCCGCGCCTTCGGCAAGAAGATCGTCCCCCACCTTAGCGTGCAGCCGGCGATCCTCGGCGGCGTCGTGGTGCGCATCGGCGACACCGTGATGGATGGGTCGATGCGCAAGCGGCTGGGCCTGCTCCGCGCGACGCTGCTCAGCGGCTGA
- the atpF gene encoding F0F1 ATP synthase subunit B, whose protein sequence is MRFMRSIAYAVSMALVASPLLAQEAQGAGDSLVSLKNNLMFWTLLIFLVLFFLLTKFAFKPITAAVEAREKSLEEALAAAKRDRDEAAKLLAEYQAQIEAARGDAQKLIAEARTVADKMRNDILEKARAEQQATVERAVDEIRREKERAVADLRREAVEMAIAGAGRVIEENLDSAKNRTLVERFLSTLKPAKATL, encoded by the coding sequence ATGCGTTTCATGCGTTCGATCGCTTACGCCGTCTCGATGGCGCTTGTCGCCTCGCCGTTGCTGGCCCAGGAAGCACAGGGGGCGGGGGACTCGTTGGTGAGCCTCAAGAACAACCTGATGTTCTGGACGCTGCTCATCTTCCTCGTGCTGTTTTTCCTGCTCACCAAGTTCGCGTTCAAGCCGATCACGGCGGCCGTCGAGGCCCGCGAGAAGTCGCTGGAGGAGGCATTGGCCGCCGCCAAGCGCGATCGTGACGAGGCCGCGAAACTCCTGGCTGAGTACCAGGCGCAGATCGAAGCCGCGCGCGGCGACGCGCAGAAGCTGATCGCCGAGGCGCGAACCGTGGCCGACAAGATGCGCAACGACATACTCGAGAAGGCGCGGGCCGAGCAACAGGCGACGGTGGAGCGCGCGGTGGATGAGATCCGCCGCGAGAAGGAACGCGCGGTGGCCGACCTGCGGCGCGAGGCCGTGGAAATGGCGATCGCCGGCGCCGGCCGCGTGATCGAGGAGAACCTTGACAGTGCCAAGAACCGGACGCTCGTGGAGCGCTTCCTGTCCACGCTCAAGCCGGCCAAGGCCACGCTCTGA
- the atpE gene encoding ATP synthase F0 subunit C, with product MHILPLLQVATDTFGKSYQNAWAMLGAGIGAGVAAVGAGIGIGRIGGSAMDGIARQPAEKGSIFTYAMVLSALIEGVALFAVVVSVLIVMVKA from the coding sequence ATGCACATCCTTCCGCTCTTGCAGGTCGCGACCGACACGTTTGGCAAGAGTTACCAGAATGCGTGGGCCATGCTGGGCGCCGGAATCGGCGCGGGTGTGGCGGCCGTCGGGGCCGGCATAGGCATCGGCCGGATCGGCGGCTCGGCCATGGACGGCATCGCGCGTCAGCCAGCGGAGAAGGGCTCCATCTTCACCTACGCGATGGTTCTTTCGGCACTCATCGAGGGCGTGGCGCTGTTCGCCGTCGTCGTGTCGGTGCTGATCGTCATGGTGAAGGCCTAA